Proteins from one Microscilla marina ATCC 23134 genomic window:
- a CDS encoding class I SAM-dependent methyltransferase: MKNLKTFTFTIVLCLLGATYAIAQYKSDDWKDRDKWQKVPQLLKAMNIRPGAKVADVGCHQGYMTMHLAKAVGKTGKVYGVDLNTYRLDALKEEAIEQGYNNIVTIKGEENDPLLPTGKLDAIIMIDTYHHILEKPLKYLKKLKKALKPGGRLVIVESIRTYRKQLSRDEQKEKHNLDIGFVRYDFKKVGLIPADFKYPLTRWKNKKEVWVWYLAGVKPKEGSR; encoded by the coding sequence ATGAAAAATCTCAAAACTTTTACTTTCACCATTGTATTATGTCTACTAGGGGCTACCTATGCAATCGCCCAGTATAAATCGGACGATTGGAAAGACCGCGATAAGTGGCAAAAGGTGCCTCAATTGCTCAAGGCAATGAACATTCGCCCAGGCGCCAAAGTAGCCGACGTGGGCTGTCACCAAGGTTATATGACCATGCATTTGGCAAAAGCTGTAGGCAAAACGGGCAAGGTGTACGGGGTAGACCTGAACACCTACCGATTAGACGCGCTCAAAGAAGAAGCCATCGAGCAGGGCTACAACAACATTGTAACCATCAAAGGCGAAGAAAACGACCCTTTGTTGCCCACTGGCAAACTCGACGCCATCATTATGATTGATACGTATCATCACATATTGGAAAAACCGCTGAAGTACCTCAAAAAACTAAAGAAAGCACTGAAGCCAGGCGGGAGGTTGGTCATTGTAGAGTCTATCCGCACTTATCGCAAACAACTCAGCCGCGACGAGCAAAAAGAAAAGCATAACTTAGACATTGGTTTTGTGCGTTATGATTTTAAAAAAGTGGGGCTCATCCCTGCCGATTTTAAATACCCGCTCACGCGTTGGAAAAACAAAAAAGAAGTGTGGGTATGGTACCTTGCTGGGGTAAAACCTAAAGAGGGGAGTAGGTAG